The Salvia splendens isolate huo1 chromosome 21, SspV2, whole genome shotgun sequence genome includes a window with the following:
- the LOC121785151 gene encoding ninja-family protein mc410-like yields MEDEKGLDLSLGLPCGGNSSSHKSKQGSSSDVKLDEGDRGSKLINEFKNFLEGGNQPQLGEAFSYNFSKPGADLETSKNSNADRLWLRSDNRPIEIDEKASGAGEKRKNLFTESNQQKKYERETSHPDLTDKGKTSHISITTDEGSTADNEDVADSEVDGSTSRHVSQHDDVPKRFASTGGVSRVQKESHGSGDSSGVEILGQKRFTISSEKEFNVMNMSMSYGATHPLPPANVQPAKDSNSSGTPNLSNYPKPSMMHSMATTNIERPSDHSVMPANFPLMYGYPPVQLPVLDRDNSRGIVSHHQQINPTYSGRNTGNPDTQNDGRKLTQVNSHKSSETIQCDVRAVEPGKSYGKQQVGEEGSSSHTDGDLKGNHIIHQLKDASNQPRAESLLSEFPAIRPGITADLKFGGCGSYPNLPWVSTNGSGPNGRTISGVTYKYSPTQIKIVCACHGSHMSPDEFIQHANEENNSADAGTGLPSLSGSNPAASAQT; encoded by the exons ATGGAGGATGAGAAAGGTCTCGATCTGAGCTTGGGCCTTCCTTGTGGTGGAAATAGTTCCTCACATAAAAGTAAACAGGGCAGCTCATCTGATGTCAAGTTAGATGAGGGTGATCGAGGTAGCAAATTGATCAATGAGTTCAAAAACTTTCTCGAAGGTGGAAATCAACCGCAACTTGGAGAGGCCTTCAGTTACAACTTTTCTAAACCTGGTGCTGATTTAGAAACATCAAAGAACTCAAATGCTGATAGATTGTGGCTACGAAGTGATAACAGGCCTATTGAAATTGATGAAAAGGCTTCAGGTGCTGGGGAAAAGCGAAAAAACCTGTTTACTGAGTCGAACCAACAGAagaagtatgagagagaaaccAGCCATCCTGATTTGACAGATAAAGGCAAGACATCACACATCTCCATAACCACAGATGAAGGATCAACTGCAGATAATGAAGATGTTGCAGATTCAGAAGTAGATGGTTCAACTTCAAGGCATGTTTCTCAGCATGATGATGTCCCAAAACGATTTGCATCCACTGGTGGTGTATCCAGGGTTCAGAAGGAATCTCATGGATCTGGAGATTCAAGTGGTGTTGAAATTCTAGGACAGAAAAGGTTTACAATCTCTTCAGAAAAAGAATTTAATGTGATGAATATGTCCATGTCTTATGGTGCTACACACCCACTTCCACCAGCAAACGTACAACCTGCTAAGGATTCTAATTCTAGTGGTACACCTAATCTGTCCAACTATCCAAAGCCTAGCATGATGCATTCAATGGCTACCACAAACATTGAGCGGCCAAGTGACCATTCAGTTATGCCTGCTAATTTTCCTCTAATGTATGGGTATCCTCCCGTCCAGCTTCCTGTGCTAGACAGAGATAACTCTCGTGGCATTGTTTCTCATCATCAACAAATTAACCCTACTTATTCTGGAAGGAATACGGGGAACCCAGATACTCAGAATGATGGCAGGAAGCTCACTCAAG TTAATTCACACAAGTCATCTGAAACTATACAGTGTGATGTGAGGGCTGTAGAACCTGGGAAAAGTTATGGAAAGCAGCAAGTTGGTGAAGAAGGCTCATCCTCTCACACAGATGGTGATCTGAAAGGAAATCATATAATTCATCAGTTAAAAGATGCTTCTAATCAGCCAAGAGCAGAATCACTTCTGTCGGAATTCCCAGCTATAAGGCCTGGTATCACTGCAGATCTCAAATTTGGGGGCTGTGGATCTTACCCTAATTTGCCATGGGTGTCTACTAACGGCTCAGGTCCAAATGGCCGAACAATATCAGGTGTAACATACAAGTATAGCCCTACTCAGATTAAGATAGTTTGTGCCTGCCATGGTTCTCACATGTCGCCTGATGAATTTATTCAACATGCTAATGAAGAAAACAATAGTGCGGATGCCGGCACTGGTTTACCTTCGTTATCAGGCAGCAATCCTGCAGCTTCGGCTCAGACTTGA